The Cydia pomonella isolate Wapato2018A chromosome 20, ilCydPomo1, whole genome shotgun sequence genome contains a region encoding:
- the LOC133528778 gene encoding clavesin-1-like, which translates to MSSPVIVKQFPLEKEYAKKTGVTPEDVAKLRAWLTTQPHLPGDLITDLELVLVYHCCQRSAEVSKQVLDLHFTLKTLFENLFKDLLVNEKIFASLSAAVVMPLKARAHDGSAITYCSIIDPDAKKYVFIDGLRVALLLLDLWQEEEGTWPGLQIIFDMRTFSLQHLAKMDLHTVQQFMYYLQEAMLVRVTGIHFMNAPAFMDRVLMLIKPFMKKTLMDVLFIHQTGSGTLEKHIPVEGLPEEAGGEFISVMKASANLQERLKLNKYFFERRNKRRVTEALRPGRPTTITDIFGGIEGSFKKLDID; encoded by the exons ATGTCTTCGCCGGTGATAGTGAAGCAGTTTCCATTGGAGAAGGAGTACGCCAAGAAGACCGGGGTCACTCCTGAGGATGTAGCCAAGCTGCGGGCCTGGCTGACCACTCAGCCGCACCTGCCGGGAGATCTCATTACAG ACCTAGAACTAGTCCTCGTGTACCACTGCTGCCAACGCAGCGCCGAGGTCTCCAAGCAGGTGCTGGATCTGCATTTTACCCTCAAGACCCTCTTCGAGAACTTGTTCAAAGACCTGTTAGTAAACGAGAAGATCTTCGCCTCTCTTTCTGCCGC CGTGGTGATGCCGTTAAAAGCACGTGCTCACGACGGCTCAGCAATCACCTATTGCAGCATCATTGACCCCGACGCCAAGAAGTACGTCTTCATCGATGGACTCAG AGTGGCCCTCCTGTTATTGGACCTCTGGCAAGAAGAGGAGGGCACGTGGCCCGGGCTGCAGATCATCTTCGACATGAGGACCTTCAGCCTGCAGCACCTGGCTAAGATGGACTTGCATACTGTGCAGCAGTTCATGTATTATCTCCAG GAAGCCATGTTAGTCCGCGTCACCGGGATCCACTTCATGAACGCACCGGCCTTCATGGACCGGGTCCTGATGCTGATCAAGCCCTTCATGAAGAAGACCCTCATGGACGTGCTGTTCATACACCAAACAGGGTCTGGGACCTTGGAGAAACATATACCAGTCGAGGGGCTGCCTGAGGAAGCGGGGGGAGAGTTTATATCTGTGATGAAGGCCAGTG CGAACCTGCAAGAGCGCCTAAAACTAAACAAATACTTCTTCGAACGAAGGAACAAGCGGCGCGTGACAGAGGCGCTCCGCCCCGGCCGGCCCACGACCATCACCGACATCTTCGGGGGCATCGAGGGATCCTTCAAGAAGCTGGACATCGACTAG